One Camelina sativa cultivar DH55 chromosome 3, Cs, whole genome shotgun sequence genomic window carries:
- the LOC104778065 gene encoding uncharacterized protein LOC104778065 encodes MDVAIFNSSVYVSNIAITKAIFNPNPPALSLSSCWLCNSSAKRITKVRLREGSNQGLRRLHALFHNDEAPSEGEDQNGFGLLPADMFSLSQEKFGSNVSGEKGSGNIIDVETSLAVPHSGGTRAGLFRTPISGGVQSATSAHGLPRPALAVRNLMEQARFAHLCTVMSKMHHRREGYPFGSLVDFAPDPMGHPIFSFSPLAIHTRNILAEPRCTLVVQIPGWSCLSNARVTLFGDVYPLPEDQQEWAHKQYMAKHHQGPSQQWGNFHYFRMQNISDIYFIGGFGTVAWINVNEYEALQPDKIAVDGGEKNLKELNAIFSKPIRELLSIEAEVDDAAIISVDSKGIDIRVRQGAQFNIQRLAFEVSVGVETLEEAKSALWKVIEKGKLHNLQK; translated from the exons ATGGATGTTGCTATCTTTAATTCGTCAGTGTACGTTTCCAATATAGCAATTACGAAGGCTATCTTCAACCCGAATCCACCAGCTCTATCTTTGTCTTCTTGTTGGCTCTGCAATTCGTCAGCCAAGCGAATCACTAAAGTGAGGCTCAGGGAAGGATCGAATCAAGGGCTTCGTCGTCTACATGCTCTGTTTCACAACGATGAGGCACCAAGTGAAGGCGAAGATCAAAATGGGTTTGGTTTGTTACCGGCGGATATGTTCTCTTTATCTCAG GAGAAGTTTGGAAGTAATGTAAGTGGTGAAAAGGGTAGTGGTAATATAATCGATGTGGAGACATCTCTTGCAGTTCCTCATAGTGGAGGAACTCGAGCTGGGCTCTTTAGAACCCCAATTTCCGGTGGTGTTCAAAGCGCAACCTCTGCTCATGGTTTACCTCGACCGGCTTTAGCTGTTAGGAACTTGATGGAACAG GCCAGGTTTGCTCATTTATGCACAGTGATGTCTAAAATGCACCATCGTAGAGAAGGGTACCCATTTGGATCTTTGGTAGATTTTGCACCTGATCCGATGGGAC ACccaatattttcattttcaccATTGGCTATTCACACTCGGAATATCTTAGCTGAACCTAGATGCACCCTCGTTGTTCAG ATACCCGGATGGAGTTGCTTATCGAATGCAAGAGTAACATTATTCGGCGATGTCTACCCATTGCCAGAAGATCAACAA GAATGGGCTCATAAGCAGTATATGGCTAAGCATCACCAAGGACCTTCTCAACAATGGGGAAACTTTCACTATTTTAGAATGCAGAACATAag TGATATATATTTCATTGGAGGTTTTGGCACTGTCGCGTGGATCAACGTCAATGAGTATGAAGCTCTTCAGCCAGATAAGATAGCTGTTGATGGAGGTGAGAAAAATCTAAAG GAACTCAATGCAATCTTCTCAAAGCCAATTAGAGAGCTATTGTCTATTGAAGCCGAGGTAGACGATGCTGCTATCATTTCTGTAGATAGCAAAGGGATCGATATAAGGGTTCGTCAAGGTGCTCag TTTAACATACAAAGGCTAGCCTTTGAGGTAAGTGTTGGTGTTGAGACTTTAGAAGAAGCCAAATCTGCTCTGTGGAAAGTGATAGAGAAGGGCAAGTTGCACAATTTGCAGAAATGA
- the LOC104778071 gene encoding metal tolerance protein C4-like, translated as MQSTHRILSRLLHSPGKGYYSRAISVGGSLHFFSLFDDKKHDGFVVDTHRSFTSLIRSNPHLRGFLSTNCSNKGLVGVRCSVSLDTDTPLIDSYSSHRSFFTRAKQVKRIEISDQHSQRAVTTALWCNFLVFSLKFGVWWTSSSHVIMAEVVHSVADFANQALLAYGLSSSRRAPDALHPYGYSKERFVWSLISAVGIFCLGSGATIVNGVQNLWTSSPPPNMEYAALVIGGSFVIEGASLLVAIQSVKKGAAQEGMTIRDYIWRGHDPTSVAVMTEDGAAVAGLAIAAASLVAVRMTGNPIYDPIGSIVVGNLLGMVAIFLIQRNRHALIGRAMDDQDMSKVLKFLRNDTVVDALYDCKSEVIGPGSFRFKAEIDFNGQMVVQNYLKRTGREEWAKLFREAAKKGDDSAMLKIMSNYGEEVVTALGSEVDRLEKEIQELVPGIQHVDIEAHNPTDPSL; from the exons ATGCAATCAACGCATCGGATTTTGTCTCGCCTCCTTCATTCTCCAGGAAAAGGTTATTACAGCAGAGCAATAAGTGTCGGCGGCTCACTTCACTTCTTCTCGTTGTTCGACGACAAGAAGCACGATGGGTTCGTTGTAGATACTCATCGGAGTTTTACTTCTCTTATCCGTTCAAATCCTCATTTAAGAGGCTTTCTCTCCACCAATTGTTCAAACAAAGGTCTTGTTGGTGTGCGATGTTCTGTTTCTCTCGATACGGATACTCCTTTGATTGATTCCTACTCCTCTCACCGGA GTTTCTTCACTCGGGCGAAACAAGTGAAGAGAATTGAGATAAGTGATCAACACAG TCAAAGAGCTGTCACTACTGCACTATGGTGCAACTTCCTCGTGTTTTCGCTCAAGTTTGGGGTTTGGTGGACAAGTTCTAGCCATGTCATAATGGCTGAAGTAGTTCACTCCGTCGCTGATTTTGCTAACCAG GCACTTCTTGCTTATGGGCTCAGTAGCTCAAGGCGTGCGCCAGATGCTCTTCATCC CTATGGCTActcaaaagaaagatttgtaTGGTCCTTGATATCTGCTGTTGGCATCTTTTGCCTTGGGTCTGGTGCTACCATAGTCAATGGAGTACAGAACTTGTGGACTTCTTCG CCACCTCCGAATATGGAATATGCTGCTTTGGTAATTGGTGGTTCTTTTGTAATTGAAG GTGCTTCGCTTCTTGTTGCGATTCAATCTGTTAAAAAAGGAGCTGCTCAAGAAGGCATGACCATAAGAGATTATATATGGCGTGGTCATGATCCTACTTCTGTTGCTGTTATGACTGAG GATGGCGCTGCAGTGGCAGGTTTAGCAATTGCTGCTGCATCTCTTGTTGCTGTTAGGATGACAGGAAATCCTATTTATGATCCTATAGGGTCAATTGTAGTCGGTAATTTACTTGGAATG GTTGCTATATTTCTCATTCAACGAAACCGACATGCCTTGATTGGAAGAGCAATGGATGATCAAGACATGAGTAAAGTTCTTAAGTTTTTAAGGAATGACACG GTTGTAGATGCTTTATATGATTGCAAAAGTGAAGTGATTGGTCCTGGATCCTTCAGATTTAAAGCTGAAATAG ATTTCAACGGGCAGATGGTTGTCCAAAACTATCTGAAGAGAACTGGGCGTGAAGAGTGGGCGAAACTG TTTCGGGAGGCCGCAAAGAAAGGAGATGATTCTGCAATGCTCAAGATTATGTCAAACTATG GTGAGGAAGTTGTCACGGCTTTAGGAAGCGAAGTAGACCGGTTAGAGAAAGAGATCCAAGAGCTTGTCCCTGGAATCCAACATGTTGACATCGAAGCACACAATCCTACAGACCCATCTTTATGA
- the LOC104778063 gene encoding F-box/kelch-repeat protein At1g51550-like, with protein MAAESARRNSSPPSTSQSWSIPITNLHDDHLSTILLLLPVDSILSFSMTCKRYKSLACSDSLWEALCEREWGSQSLDALKLSSLRDGFSWMMMFQRVYKMDSVCCHKISDPDDDVEASSSFPIPRASHSLNFVNDHLVLFGGGCQGGRHLDDTWTSFVDKSNQKILKWKKVESGTPSGRFGHTCIVIGEYLLLFGGINDRGERLNDTWIGQVFCHEGLSWKLLNVGPSQRPRPPPRGAHSACCIAETKMVVHGGIGLNGVRLGDAWILELSEDFTSGTWHMVESRQSPPPRSGHTLTCIRENQVVLFGGRGLGYDVLDDVWILDIQELCEEKWIQIFYDFRDVPEYASLPRVGHSATLVLGGRILIYGGEDSYRHRKDDFWVLDVKTIPSSGLQPQGVSLNGSSVWRKLDRISYGPKSRSFHRACADLSGRFVYVFGGMVDGLLQPAASSGLRFDGELFMVELVLGFSDLDNQQRPGKSI; from the exons ATGGCGGCGGAATCAGCCAGAAGAAACTCATCTCCGCCGTCTACCTCTCAGTCATGGTCAATCCCTATAACCAATTTACACGATGACCATCTCTCAAccatcttgcttcttcttcccgTAGATTCAATCCTCTCTTTCTCAATGACCTGCAAGAGATACAAGTCTCTAGCTTGTTCCGACAGTCTCTGGGAAGCTCTCTGTGAACGAGAATGGGGCTCACAGTCTCTGGATGCTTTAAAGTTGTCATCTTTACGAGATGGGTTTTCGTGGATGATGATGTTTCAACGAGTTTATAAGATGGATTCTGTTTGCTGTCACAAGATCTCAGACCCAGATGATGATGTTGaggcatcttcttcttttccgaTCCCTAGAGCTTCTCATTCTCTCAACTTCGTTAATGATCATCTTGTTCTCTTTGGTGGTGGTTGTCAAGGAG gacGCCATCTTGATGATACATGGACATCATTTGTTGATAAGAGTAATCAAAAGATATTGAAATGGAAGAAAGTCGAATCAGGGACTCCAAGTGGAAGATTTGGACACACCTGCATTGTTATAGGCGAGTATCTACTCTTATTTGGTGGAATAAACGACCGTGGAGAGCGGCTCAACGATACATGGATCGGTCAAGTCTTTTGCCATGAGGGACTCTCTTGGAAACTCCTCAATGTTGGACCTTCGCAGCGGCCTCGTCCTCCTCCTCGTGGTGCTCATTCCGCCTGTTGTATTGCAGAGACGAAGATGGTTGTACATGGTGGAATCGGGCTGAACGGAGTCAGGCTTGGAGATGCATGGATTCTAGAACTTTCTGAAGATTTCACATCTGGGACATGGCACATGGTGGAGTCTCGACAATCACCGCCACCGCGCTCAGGACATACTTTGACTTGCATTAGAGAAAACCAAGTGGTTCTGTTTGGAGGCAGAGGATTAGGATATGATGTGCTTGATGATGTTTGGATCTTGGATATTCAAGAACTGTGTGAAGAAAAATGGATACAGATCTTCTACGATTTCCGGGATGTCCCTGAATATGCATCATTGCCTCGGGTTGGTCACTCAGCGACTCTTGTATTGGGAGGTCGGATCTTGATTTACGGGGGTGAAGATTCTTATAGGCATAGGAAAGATGATTTCTGGGTGTTGGATGTTAAAACCATTCCTTCTTCAGGTTTACAACCACAAGGAGTTAGTTTAAACGGATCTTCTGTGTGGAGAAAGCTTGATCGAATCTCATACGGACCAAAAAGTAGGTCTTTTCACCGTGCCTGTGCTGATCTTTCAGGGAGATTTGTATATGTGTTTGGTGGAATGGTTGATGGTCTTCTTCAGCCTGCAGCATCGTCTGGTCTAAGGTTTGACGGAGAGCTTTTCATGGTGGAGCTTGTTCTTGGCTTCTCTGATCTAGACAATCAACAAAGACCTGGAAAAAGCATATAA
- the LOC104778069 gene encoding KH domain-containing protein HEN4-like, whose protein sequence is MEFSSSKRPATVPAATAESVHFRLLCPASRTGAIIGKGGSVIRHLQSVTGSKIRVIDDIPVPSEERVVLIIAPSGKKKGDSNACDPDNPSSEEPKQEKGSECAGTSGGNDEEAPSSAQMALLRVLERIVFGDDAASADGAELDKGESEGLCRMIVRSNQVDFLMMSKGGMMIQKFEEDSGATVRISSTDQIPPCAFPGDVVIQMTGKFSSVKKALLLVTNCLQESGAPPTWEESPFPQPGYPPEYHSMDFHPQWDHPPPPNPMPEDVGPFNRPVVEEEVAFRLLCPADKVGSLIGKGGAVVRGLQNETGASIKVSDPTHDSEERIIVISARENLERRHSLAQDGVMRVHNRIVEIGFEPSAAVVARLLVHSPYIGRLLGKGGHVISEMRRATGASIRVFAKDQATKYESQHDEIVQVIGNLKTVQDALFQITSRLREAMFPGRLPFQGMGGPPPPFMAPYPEPPPPFGPRQYPASPDRYHSPVGAFHERHCHGPGFDRPPSPMSWTPQPVVDGHPGGMVPPDVNHGFALRNEPIGSENPAMTSANVEIVVPQAYLGHVYGENCSNLNYIKQVSGANVVVHDPKAGATEGLVVVSGSSDQAHFAQSLLHAFILCGQS, encoded by the exons ATGGAGTTCTCTTCCTCTAAGCGTCCGGCGACAGTACCGGCGGCGACGGCAGAGTCTGTACATTTCCGCCTACTATGCCCCGCCTCAAGAACCGGTGCAATAATCGGAAAAGGCGGCTCTGTGATTCGCCACCTCCAATCAGTAACCGGTTCCAAAATCCGCGTCATCGATGACATACCCGTTCCTTCAGAAGAGCGTGTAGTGTTGATCATCGCACCTAGCGGAAAGAAGAAGGGAGACTCGAATGCGTGTGATCCGGATAACCCTAGCTCGGAAGAGCCGAAGCAAGAGAAAGGGAGCGAGTGTGCTGGGACGAGTGGAGGAAATGACGAGGAAGCGCCGTCTTCGGCGCAGATGGCTTTGCTTAGGGTTTTAGAGAGAATAGTGTTTGGTGACGATGCTGCTTCTGCCGACGGTGCTGAATTGGATAAAGGCGAGAGTGAAGGATTGTGTAGGATGATCGTTAGAAGCaatcaagttgatttcttgATGATGAGTAAAGGAGGGATGATGATTCAGAAGTTTGAAGAAGATAGTGGAGCTACTGTTAGGATTTCATCTACTGATCAGATTCCTCCTTGTGCTTTCCCTGGAGATGTTGTGATTCAG ATGACTGGAAAGTTCTCGAGTGTAAAGAAGGCGCTTTTGTTGGTTACGAACTGTCTTCAAGAGAGTGGTGCACCTCCAACTTGGGAAGAGAGTCCATTTCCTCAGCCTGGTTATCCGCCTGAGTATCATTCTATGGACTTTCATCCTCAATgggatcatcctcctcctcccaaTCCAATGCCTGAAGATGTTGGACCTTTTAATAGACCTGTTGTTGAAGAGGAGGTTGCGTTTAGGCTGTTATGCCCTGCTGATAAAGTTGGAAGCTTGATAGGGAAGGGTGGAGCTGTGGTTCGTGGTCTGCAAAACGAAACTGGTGCGTCCATCAAGGTGTCTGATCCGACTCATGATTCAGAGGAGCGGATTATTGTGATATCCGCACGAGAG AACTTGGAGAGAAGGCACTCTCTTGCTCAAGATGGAGTGATGCGTGTGCATAATAGAATCGTTGAGATTGGATTTGAGCCTAGTGCTGCAGTTGTTGCCCGGCTTCTTGTGCATTCTCCATATATCGGTCGTTTATTGGGTAAAGGGGGTCATGTAATAAGTGAAATGAGGAGAGCAACTGGTGCTAGCATACGCGTCTTTGCAAAAGATCAAGCGACAAAGTATGAATCTCAACATGATGAGATTGTAcag GTCATTGGCAATTTAAAGACTGTTCAAGATGCTTTGTTCCAAATAACAAGTAGGCTTCGTGAAGCGATGTTTCCTGGAAGACTTCCTTTTCAAGGAATGGGTGGTCCACCTCCGCCGTTCATGGCTCCGTATCCAGAACCGCCTCCTCCATTTGGACCGAGACAGTATCCAGCATCTCCAGATCGTTACCATTCTCCAGTAGGAGCATTCCATG AAAGACATTGTCATGGTCCTGGATTTGACAGACCACCTTCCCCAATGTCTTGGACCCCGCAG CCGGTTGTTGATGGCCATCCTGGTGGTATGGTTCCTCCAGATGTAAACCATGGGTTTGCTTTGAGAAATGAACCCATTGGCAG TGAGAATCCAGCAATGACAAGCGCAAATGTGGAGATTGTGGTTCCTCAAGCATACTTAGGCCATGTCTATGGTGAGAACTGCAGTAACCTGAATTACATTAAGCAG gTATCAGGAGCGAATGTGGTTGTGCATGATCCAAAAGCAGGGGCTACTGAAGGACTGGTTGTTGTCTCAGGTTCATCGGATCAAGCTCACTTTGCTCAGAGCCTTCTTCATGCTTTTATTCTCTGTGGTCAATCTTGA
- the LOC104778066 gene encoding FT-interacting protein 1-like, producing the protein MQRPPPEDFSLKETKPHLGGGKVTGDKLTTTYDLVEQMQYLYARVVKAKDLPGKDLTGSCDPYVEVKLGNYRGTTRHFEKKSNPEWNQVFAFSKDRVQASYLEATVKDKDLVKDDLIGRVVFDLNEIPKRVPPDSPLAPQWYRLEDGKGQKVKGELMLAVWFGTQADEAFPEAWHSDAATVSGTDALANIRSKVYLSPKLWYLRVNVIEAQDLIPSDKGRYPEVFVKVIMGNQALRTRVSQSRSINPMWNEDLMFVVAEPLEEPLILSVEDRVAPNKDEVLGRCAVPLQYLDKRFDHRPVNSRWVNLEKHVIMEGGEKKEIKFASKIHMRICLEGGYHVLDESTHYSSDLRPTAKQLWKPNIGVLELGVLNATGLMPMKAREGGRGTTDAYCVAKYGQKWIRTRTIIDSFTPRWNEQYTWEVFDPCTVVTVGVFDNCHLHGGDKNNGGGKDSRIGKVRIRLSTLEADRVYTHSYPLLVLHPNGVKKMGEIHLAVRFTCSSLLNMMYMYSLPLLPKMHYLHPLTVSQLDNLRHQATQIVSTRLTRAEPPLRKEVVEYMLDVGSHMWSMRRSKANFFRIMGVLSGIIAVGKWFEQICVWKNPITTVLIHILFIILVIYPELILPTIFLYLFLIGVWYYRWRPRHPPHMDTRLSHADSAHPDELDEEFDTFPTSRPSDIVRMRYDRLRSIAGRIQTVVGDLATQGERLQSLLSWRDPRATALFVLFCLIAAVILYVTPFQWVAFIIGLYVLRHPRLRYRLPSVPLNFFRRLPARTDCML; encoded by the coding sequence ATGCAGAGACCACCTCCTGAAGATTTCTCCTTAAAGGAGACTAAGCCTCATCTCGGTGGAGGCAAAGTCACCGGAGACAAGCTCACGACCACATATGACCTCGTTGAGCAAATGCAGTATCTCTATGCTCGTGTCGTCAAGGCCAAAGATTTACCTGGTAAGGACTTAACTGGTAGTTGTGACCCTTACGTTGAAGTTAAGCTTGGTAACTACAGAGGAACCACTAGGCATTTCGAGAAGAAATCTAACCCTGAGTGGAACCAAGTTTTCGCCTTTTCTAAAGATAGGGTTCAAGCTTCTTACCTTGAAGCTACTGTCAAGGATAAAGATCTAGTTAAAGATGATTTGATTGGTCGTGTTGtgtttgatttgaatgagatTCCTAAGAGGGTGCCTCCTGATAGTCCTTTAGCTCCACAGTGGTATAGGTTAGAAGATGGGAAAGGTCAGAAAGTTAAAGGAGAACTTATGTTAGCTGTTTGGTTTGGTACTCAAGCTGATGAAGCTTTCCCTGAAGCTTGGCACTCTGATGCTGCAACGGTTAGTGGAACAGATGCTTTAGCTAACATCAGATCTAAGGTTTATCTGTCTCCTAAGCTTTGGTATCTTAGGGTTAATGTCATTGAAGCTCAGGATTTAATACCGAGCGATAAAGGGAGGTATCCTGAAGTGTTTGTGAAAGTGATTATGGGAAATCAGGCACTGAGGACTAGAGTGTCGCAAAGCAGGAGCATTAATCCAATGTGGAATGAAGATTTGATGTTTGTTGTAGCTGAGCCGTTGGAGGAGCCTTTGATTCTAAGTGTTGAAGATAGAGTTGCACCGAATAAAGATGAAGTCTTGGGGAGATGCGCGGTTCCGTTGCAGTATCTGGACAAAAGGTTTGACCATAGACCCGTGAACAGCAGGTGGGTTAACCTCGAGAAGCATGTTATAATggaaggaggagagaagaaagagatcaaATTCGCCAGCAAGATTCACATGAGGATTTGTTTGGAAGGAGGGTATCATGTACTTGATGAATCTACACATTACAGTAGTGACCTCAGACCAACTGCAAAGCAACTATGGAAGCCTAACATCGGTGTGCTTGAGCTTGGGGTCTTGAATGCGACAGGTTTGATGCCTATGAAAGCTAGAGAGGGTGGTAGGGGAACAACGGATGCGTACTGTGTGGCAAAGTATGGGCAGAAGTGGATCAGAACCAGGACAATCATTGACAGCTTTACCCCAAGATGGAACGAGCAATATACCTGGGAAGTGTTCGACCCTTGTACAGTTGTTACGGTTGGTGTGTTCGATAACTGCCATCTACACGGTGGTGACAAAAACAACGGAGGAGGAAAAGATTCAAGAATTGGGAAGGTGAGGATAAGACTCTCTACTCTCGAGGCTGATCGAGTCTACACACATTCATATCCTCTTTTGGTGCTACATCCTAATGGAGTCAAGAAAATGGGAGAGATTCACTTAGCTGTGAGGTTTACTTGTTCTTCATTGCTCAACATGATGTACATGTATTCTCTGCCTCTCTTACCGAAGATGCACTACCTCCATCCTCTCACAGTTAGCCAGCTCGATAACTTAAGGCATCAAGCGACTCAGATTGTGTCGACTAGGCTAACACGAGCAGAGCCTCCTTTGAGGAAAGAAGTTGTTGAGTACATGCTTGATGTGGGATCTCACATGTGGAGTATGCGTAGAAGCAAGGCAAACTTTTTCAGGATAATGGGAGTTTTAAGTGGGATCATCGCTGTAGGGAAATGGTTTGAACAGATCTGCGTATGGAAAAATCCGATAACAACGGTTCTAATCCACATTCTGTTCATCATCCTTGTCATCTATCCGGAGCTCATCTTGCCAACCATTTTTCTCTACCTCTTCTTGATTGGAGTATGGTACTATCGTTGGAGGCCAAGACATCCTCCTCACATGGACACACGTCTCTCACACGCTGACTCAGCACACCCTGATGAGCTCGATGAGGAGTTTGACACTTTCCCTACTTCCCGACCATCAGACATCGTCAGGATGAGATATGACAGGCTCAGGAGCATTGCTGGTAGGATTCAGACGGTTGTTGGTGATCTTGCAACTCAAGGAGAGAGACTCCAGTCGTTGCTAAGCTGGCGTGACCCGCGTGCCACTGCTCTCTTCGTCCTGTTCTGTCTGATAGCCGCAGTGATTCTGTATGTGACTCCCTTTCAGTGGGTGGCTTTTATCATTGGCTTGTATGTGCTTAGACACCCGAGGCTCAGGTACAGGCTCCCATCAGTTCCACTCAACTTCTTCAGGAGGCTTCCTGCAAGAACTGATTGCATGCTCTGA
- the LOC104778068 gene encoding mannosyl-oligosaccharide 1,2-alpha-mannosidase MNS1-like, whose amino-acid sequence MARSRSISGYGIWKYLNPGYYLRRPRRLALLFIIFVSVSMVVWDRINLTREHEVEVYKLTDEVLRLEQMLEELKGEGNKPLKTMMDAPEDPIEIQRRQKVKEAMIHAWSSYEKYAWGKDELQPRTKDGTDSFGGLGATMVDSLDTLYIMGLDEQFRKARDWVASSLDFDKDYDASMFETTIRVVGGLLSAYDLSGDKMFLEKAKDIADRLLPAWNTPTGIPYNIINLRNGNAHNPSWAAGGDSILADSGTEQLEFIALSQRTGDPKYQQKVEKVITELNKNFPADGLLPIYINPENGNPSYSTTTFGAMGDSFYEYLLKVWVQGNKTSAVKPYRDMWEKSMKGLLSLIKKSTPSSFTYICEKNGNNLIDKMDELACFAPGMLALGASGYGPDEEKKFLSLAGELAWTCYNFYQSTPTKLAGENYFFTAGQDMSVGTSWNILRPETVESLFYLWRLTGNKTYQEWGWNIFEAFEKNSRVESGYVGLKDVNSGAKDNKMQSFFLAETLKYLYLLFSPSSVISLDEWVFNTEAHPLKIVARNDPRKPTIALRQRRFGHQVKG is encoded by the exons ATGGCGAGAAGTAGATCGATCAGTGGTTATGGGATATGGAAATATTTGAATCCTGGGTATTATCTCAGACGACCGAGACGTTTGGCTTTGcttttcatcatcttcgtctctGTTTCTATGGTTGTCTGGGATCGTATAAATCTTACCCGAGAACATGAG GTTGAAGTTTATAAGTTAACTGATGAAGTTTTACGGTTGGAGCAGATG TTAGAAGAGCTTAAAGGTGAAGGAAATAAACCTCTGAAGACTATGATGGATGCCCCCGAAGATCCAATTGAAATCCAGCGAAGGCAGAAAGTTAAAGAGGCAATGATCCATGCCTGGAGCTCATATGAGAAGTATGCATGGGGAAAAGATGAGCTTCag CCGCGGACAAAAGATGGCACTGATAGCTTTGGTGGTCTTGGAGCAACTATGGTAGATTCATTAGATACACTCTATATAATGGGTCTAGATGAGCAGTTTCGAAAAGCCCGAGA TTGGGTCGCAAGCTCATTGGATTTCGACAAGGATTATGACGCCAGTATGTTTGAAACAACCATAAG aGTTGTAGGCGGACTTCTCAGTGCGTATGATCTGTCTGGGGACAAAATGTTCCTTGAAAAAGCTAAGGATATTGCAGACAGATTATTGCCTGCATGGAATACTCCAACGGGTATACCTTACAATATCATCAACTTGAGAAACGGAAATGCTCACAATCCTTCGTGGGCGGCAGGG GGAGACAGTATTCTTGCAGATTCCGGCACTGAGCAGCTCGAGTTTATCGCCCTTTCCCAGAGGACAGGGGACCCAAAATATCAGCAGAAG GTAGAGAAGGTTATTACAGAACTGAATAAAAACTTCCCTGCTGATGGTTTACTTCCCATCTATATAAATCCGGAGAACGGTAATCCATCGTACTCTACCACAACATTTGGTGCCATGGGAGATAG CTTTTATGAGTATTTGCTCAAAGTTTGGGTGCAAGGGAACAAAACATCCGCGGTGAAACCCTATAG AGATATGTGGGAGAAATCAATGAAAGGTCTGTTAAGCTTGATCAAGAAATCAACACCGTcatcatttacatatatatgtgagAAGAACGGAAATAATTTGATTGATAAG ATGGATGAATTGGCATGCTTTGCTCCTGGAATGTTGGCTTTAGGAGCTTCAGGTTATGGCcctgatgaagaaaaaaagtttctttcACTCGCAGGAGAG CTTGCCTGGACTTGTTATAACTTTTACCAATCGACACCAACGAAACTCGCGGGAGAGAACTATTTCTTTACTGCAGGCCAG GACATGAGTGTTGGAACATCTTGGAACATTTTAAGACCAGAAACCGTTGAGTCGCTGTTTTACCTCTGGCGATTAACTGGGAACAAGACATATCAAGAGTGGGGATGGAATATATTTGAAGCATTTGAGAAGAACTCTCGCGTAGAATCTGGATACGTAGGCTTGAAAGAT GTCAATTCAGGTGCTAAAGACAACAAGATGCAAAGCTTCTTCTTAGCTGAGACTCTTAAGTATCTCTATCTTCTCTTTTCGCCTTCATCGGTTATTTCATTAGACGAGTGGGTTTTCAATACAGAAGCTCATCCACTTAAGATTGTGGCACGGAATGATCCGCGTAAACCAACTATAGCGCTACGCCAGAGGCGGTTTGGTCATCAGGTTAAGGGCTAG
- the LOC104778070 gene encoding GATA transcription factor 28 yields MDDLHGSNARMHIGEAQDPMHVQYEHHALHHIHNGSGMVDDHADGGNAGAMSEGVEADIPSHPGNITDNRGEVVDRGSEQGDQLTLSFQGQVYVFDSVLPEKVQAVLLLLGGRELPQAPPTSLGSAHQNNRALGLPGTPQRFSIPQRLASLVRFREKRKGRNFDKKIRYTVRKEVALRMQRNKGQFTSAKSNNDEAASAGSSWVSNQTWAIEGSEAQNQEISCRHCGIGEKSTPMMRRGPAGPRTLCNACGLMWANKGALKDLSKGASPQTPLNVPLSKNEDANLEADQLMISVANNVSDSQ; encoded by the exons ATGGATGACCTTCATGGAAGCAATGCTCGAATGCACATTGGAGAAGCTCAAGATCCAATGCATGTGCAATATGAACATCATGCTTTGCATCACATCCACAATGGAAGCGGCATGGTTGATGACCATGCTGATGGTGGCAATGCTGGTGCAATGAGTGAGGGAGTGGAAGCAGACATTCCTTCTCACCCGGGAAATATAACAGACAATCGTGGTGAAGTAGTCGACCGTGGTAGTGAACAAGGAGATCAATTGACACTGTCTTTTCAGGGCCAAGTCTACGTTTTTGACAGTGTGTTGCCTGAAAAg GTTCAAGCCGTGCTTCTATTATTGGGTGGACGAGAATTACCTCAGGCACCCCCTACAAGCCTAGGATCAGCTCATCAGAACAATAGGGCATTG GGTTTGCCTGGTACTCCTCAAAGGTTTAGTATTCCACAGCGGTTAGCTTCTTTGGTCAGATTTCGAGAGAAGCGAAAAGGTAGGAATTTTGATAAGAAGATTCGGTATACAGTCCGCAAGGAAGTTGCTTTGAG GATGCAACGCAATAAAGGACAGTTCACATCTGCTAAGTCGAACAATGATGAAGCTGCATCTGCTGGATCTAGCTGGGTGTCTAATCAAACCTGGGCTATAGAAGGTAGCGAGGCGCAGAATCAAGAGATCTC ATGCCGGCACTGTGGAATCGGCGAGAAGTCAACTCCAATGATGCGGCGTGGACCTGCAGGGCCTAGAACACTTTGCAATGCATGTGGACTTATGTGGGCAAACAAG GGTGCCCTTAAGGACTTATCCAAAGGCGCTTCTCCTCAGACACCCCTAAATGTTCCTTTAAGTAAGAATGAG GATGCAAATCTTGAGGCTGATCAATTGATGATATCAGTGGCCAATAACGTAAGCGACTCACAGTGA